In Manis pentadactyla isolate mManPen7 chromosome 11, mManPen7.hap1, whole genome shotgun sequence, one DNA window encodes the following:
- the LOC118910842 gene encoding putative serpin A13 isoform X1, translated as MGLRRPKKWRCGKEGTIEPLQRSRRGSSQATGSPSRRRLGWLETCDAPGTQGRVWEQTEPHTHMGSQASPADQGPQRMKAPQWWPLVTVLKAMAHCLVSHEHSDLTDSESQDSLPGPALPCHKISVGNIDFAFSLYRQLALDAPGENILISPVIISSALAKLFLGAPAANRTQLLEGLGFNLTMLPEVEIQEGFQDLSLRLPAQDPQLLLTMGQRTFHGLGGGAIQDPMEAQKHIQEHAEKQSQGNLGAWVEELGNQTAAVLLNLILLRARWARPFDPHATSLKEFFVNEHRPVQVRMMKQKARHRFLHDPALQCTVLQMQHAANATTFFIFPNRGKLGQLEGALLPETLIQWDRLLRTRELDFYFPRFSIASTYSLERLLPHVTVRGGSPGKPTLTVSKVTHKAVMTLDEQGLEAAATTSIQLTPKAPPNLDPTAPPGTEFSRPFLVMTFHTETGSMLFLGKIVNPLG; from the exons ATGGGGCTCAGACGGCCTAA GAAGTGGAggtgtgggaaggaagggacaatCGAGCCCCTCCAGAGAAGCCGGAGGGGCTCCTCTCAAGCCACAGGAAGCCCCTCGAGAAGAAGACTCGGCTGGCTTGAGACCTGTGATGCCCCCGGAACCCAGGGCCGGGTGTGGGAGCAGACAGAGCCCCACACGCACATGGGCTCCCAGGCGTCCCCAGCAG ACCAAGGACCCCAGAGGATGAAGGCCCCTCAGTGGTGGCCACTGGTCACTGTGCTCAAGGCTATGGCTCATTGTCTGGTTAGCCATGAACATTCCGATCTCACCGACTCCGAGTCCCAGGACAGCCTTCCTGGACCTGCTCTGCCCTGCCACAAAATTTCTGTGGGCAACATAGACTTTGCCTTCAGCCTCTACAGACAGTTGGCTTTGGATGCCCCTGGAGAGAACATTCTCATCTCCCCAGTGATCATCTCCTCAGCCCTGGCCAAGCTTTTCCTTGGAGCCCCAGCAGCCAACAGGACCCAACTCCTGGAAGGCCTGGGGTTCAACCTCACCATGTTACCCGAGGTCGAGATTCAGGAGGGTTTTCAGGATTTGTCGCTCAGGCTTCCTGCACAGGACCCCCAGCTCCTCCTGACCATGGGCCAGAGAACCTTCCATGGCCTGGGTGGGGGGGCCATTCAGGACCCCATGGAGGCCCAGAAACACATCCAGGAGCATGCAGAGAAGCAGAGCCAGGGGAATCTTGGAGCCTGGGTGGAGGAGCTCGGGAACCAGACTGCAGCGGTCCTCTTGAACCTCATTCTCCTCAGAG CCAGGTGGGCGCGACCCTTTGACCCGCATGCCACCAGCCTGAAGGAGTTCTTTGTGAACGAGCACAGGCCCGTGCAAGTCCGCATGATGAAGCAGAAGGCCCGCCACCGCTTCCTCCACGACCCGGCGCTGCAGTGCACCGTGCTGCAGATGCAGCATGCGGCCAACGCCACcaccttcttcatcttccccaaCCGTGGCAagctggggcagctggaaggcGCTCTGCTGCCCGAAACGCTGATCCAGTGGGACCGTTTGCTCAGGACGAG GGAACTCGATTTCTACTTCCCCAGATTCTCCATTGCCAGCACCTACAGCCTGGAGAGGCTCCTCCCCCACGTGACGGTGCGCGGAGGCTCCCCAGGGAAGCCCACCCTGACCGTCTCTAAA GTCACTCACAAGGCCGTGATGACTCTGGATGAGCAAGGCTTAGAGGCTGCTGCTACCACCAGCATTCAGCTCACTCCCAAGGCGCCCCCTAACCTTGACCCCACAGCCCCTCCAGGCACTGAGTTCAGTCGACCCTTCCTGGTGATGACGTTCCACACAGAAACAGGAAGCATGCTTTTTCTGGGCAAGATTGTAAACCCGTTGGGATAA
- the LOC118910823 gene encoding plasma serine protease inhibitor-like, whose protein sequence is MLAPVQPALCPLPSLRNRSPPPLRAVSHGTEARPATMQLGLLLCLMLLSPQVATFRRHHSQEVKKRVKESPLVATVSPCSKDFTFDLYRALAAAAPDQNIFFSPLSISITLAVLSLGAQANTKAQILEGLGLTQQGCPEEEPHEAFQQLLRELGQPREDMQLSLGNALFVGLTVPIREAFLSAMRTLYLADTFPTNFGDPAGAQRQINDYVAKETKGKIVDLVKDLDSTEIMVMVNYIFFKAKWKKGFDQKSTREEDFYVTPETVVRVPMMVSENRYHYLLDRNLSCKVVGLPYQGNASALLILPSEDGMAQVESGLNENLLRKWLKLLTKRQLELYLPKFSIEGSYQLHKVLPKLGIRDVFTSHADLTGITNHSNIHVSQMVHKAVVEVNEAGTKAAAATGIIFTFRSARIGPQKVMFNRPFLMAIVERSRDILFLGKVTCP, encoded by the exons AGCGAGGCCAGCCACAATGCAGCTCGGCCTCCTCTTGTGCCTGATGCTCCTCAGCCCACAGGTGGCCACCTTCCGCCGCCACCACTCCCAGGAGGTGAAGAAGAGAGTCAAGGAGTCACCGTTGGTTGCCACAGTGTCCCCCTGCAGCAAGGACTTTACCTTCGACCTCTACAGGGCTTTGGCCGCAGCTGCCCCTGACCAGAACATCTTCTTCTCTCCTCTGAGCATCTCCATAACCCTGGCCGTGCTCTCCCTGGGGGCTCAGGCCAACACAAAGGCACAGATCCTGGAGGGCCTGGGCCTCACCCAGCAGGGGTGCCCAGAGGAGGAGCCGCACGAGGCCTTCCAGCAGCTGCTGCGCGAGCTTGGCCAGCCCAGGGAGGACATGCAGCTGAGCCTGGGCAATGCCCTGTTCGTTGGCCTCACAGTGCCCATCCGGGAGGCTTTCCTGAGTGCCATGAGGACGCTGTACTTGGCAGACACTTTCCCCACCAACTTTGGGGACCCtgcaggggcccagaggcagatcAACGACTACGTGGCCAAAGAAACTAAAGGCAAGATTGTGGACTTGGTTAAGGACCTGGATAGCACAGAGATCATGGTCATGGtgaattacattttctttaaag CTAAGTGGAAGAAAGGTTTCGACCAAAAAAGCACCCGAGAGGAGGATTTCTATGTGACCCCAGAGACAGTGGTGCGGGTGCCCATGATGGTCAGTGAGAACCGGTATCACTACCTCCTGGACAGAAACCTCTCTTGCAAGGTTGTGGGGCTCCCCTACCAAGGGAACGCCAGCGCTCTGCTCATTCTCCCCAGCGAGGATGGGATGGCCCAGGTGGAGAGCGGACTGAATGAGAACCTACTGAGGAAGTGGCTCAAGCTACTCACAAAGAG ACAGCTCGAGCTTTACCTTCCCAAGTTCTCCATTGAGGGCTCCTATCAGCTGCATAAAGTCCTCCCCAAGCTGGGGATCAGAGATGTCTTCACGTCCCATGCAGACCTGACCGGCATCACAAACCACTCCAACATCCACGTGTCTCAG ATGGTGCACAAAGCTGTGGTGGAGGTGAATGAGGCGGGAACCAAAGCAGCTGCAGCCACAGGCATAATCTTCACGTTCAGGTCGGCTCGAATTGGCCCTCAAAAGGTCATGTTCAACAGGCCCTTTTTGATGGCCATTGTGGAAAGAAGCAGGGACATCCTCTTCCTTGGCAAGGTGACCTGCCCCTGA
- the LOC118910842 gene encoding putative serpin A13 isoform X2 has protein sequence MKAPQWWPLVTVLKAMAHCLVSHEHSDLTDSESQDSLPGPALPCHKISVGNIDFAFSLYRQLALDAPGENILISPVIISSALAKLFLGAPAANRTQLLEGLGFNLTMLPEVEIQEGFQDLSLRLPAQDPQLLLTMGQRTFHGLGGGAIQDPMEAQKHIQEHAEKQSQGNLGAWVEELGNQTAAVLLNLILLRARWARPFDPHATSLKEFFVNEHRPVQVRMMKQKARHRFLHDPALQCTVLQMQHAANATTFFIFPNRGKLGQLEGALLPETLIQWDRLLRTRELDFYFPRFSIASTYSLERLLPHVTVRGGSPGKPTLTVSKVTHKAVMTLDEQGLEAAATTSIQLTPKAPPNLDPTAPPGTEFSRPFLVMTFHTETGSMLFLGKIVNPLG, from the exons ATGAAGGCCCCTCAGTGGTGGCCACTGGTCACTGTGCTCAAGGCTATGGCTCATTGTCTGGTTAGCCATGAACATTCCGATCTCACCGACTCCGAGTCCCAGGACAGCCTTCCTGGACCTGCTCTGCCCTGCCACAAAATTTCTGTGGGCAACATAGACTTTGCCTTCAGCCTCTACAGACAGTTGGCTTTGGATGCCCCTGGAGAGAACATTCTCATCTCCCCAGTGATCATCTCCTCAGCCCTGGCCAAGCTTTTCCTTGGAGCCCCAGCAGCCAACAGGACCCAACTCCTGGAAGGCCTGGGGTTCAACCTCACCATGTTACCCGAGGTCGAGATTCAGGAGGGTTTTCAGGATTTGTCGCTCAGGCTTCCTGCACAGGACCCCCAGCTCCTCCTGACCATGGGCCAGAGAACCTTCCATGGCCTGGGTGGGGGGGCCATTCAGGACCCCATGGAGGCCCAGAAACACATCCAGGAGCATGCAGAGAAGCAGAGCCAGGGGAATCTTGGAGCCTGGGTGGAGGAGCTCGGGAACCAGACTGCAGCGGTCCTCTTGAACCTCATTCTCCTCAGAG CCAGGTGGGCGCGACCCTTTGACCCGCATGCCACCAGCCTGAAGGAGTTCTTTGTGAACGAGCACAGGCCCGTGCAAGTCCGCATGATGAAGCAGAAGGCCCGCCACCGCTTCCTCCACGACCCGGCGCTGCAGTGCACCGTGCTGCAGATGCAGCATGCGGCCAACGCCACcaccttcttcatcttccccaaCCGTGGCAagctggggcagctggaaggcGCTCTGCTGCCCGAAACGCTGATCCAGTGGGACCGTTTGCTCAGGACGAG GGAACTCGATTTCTACTTCCCCAGATTCTCCATTGCCAGCACCTACAGCCTGGAGAGGCTCCTCCCCCACGTGACGGTGCGCGGAGGCTCCCCAGGGAAGCCCACCCTGACCGTCTCTAAA GTCACTCACAAGGCCGTGATGACTCTGGATGAGCAAGGCTTAGAGGCTGCTGCTACCACCAGCATTCAGCTCACTCCCAAGGCGCCCCCTAACCTTGACCCCACAGCCCCTCCAGGCACTGAGTTCAGTCGACCCTTCCTGGTGATGACGTTCCACACAGAAACAGGAAGCATGCTTTTTCTGGGCAAGATTGTAAACCCGTTGGGATAA